In one window of Carassius auratus strain Wakin chromosome 28, ASM336829v1, whole genome shotgun sequence DNA:
- the LOC113047015 gene encoding 60S ribosomal protein L27 yields the protein MGKFMKPGKVVMVLAGRYAGRKAVIVKNIDDGTSDRPYSHALVAGIDRYPRKVTTTMGKKKIAKRSKIKAFVKVFNYNHLMPTRYSVDIPLDKTVVNKDVFRDPALKRKARREAKVKFEERYKTGKNKWFFQKLRF from the exons ATGGGCAAGTTTATGAAGCCTGGTAAGGTGGTGATGGTCCTGGCTGGACGCTACGCCGGACGCAAAGCTGTGATCGTCAAG AACATTGATGATGGCACCTCGGACCGTCCTTACAGCCACGCTCTGGTCGCAGGCATCGACCGCTACCCTCGGAAAGTCACCACAACCATGGGCAAGAAGAAGATTGCCAAGAGGTCCAAGATCAAGGCCTTCGTGAAGGTGTTCAACTACAACCACCTGATGCCAACCAG ATACTCTGTTGATATTCCTCTGGACAAAACTGTTGTCAACAAGGATGTTTTCAGGGATCCTGCCCTGAAGCGCAAAGCCAGGAGAGAGGCCAAGGTTAAGTTTGAGGAGAG ATACAAGACAGGCAAGAACAAATGGTTCTTCCAGAAGCTCCGATTCTAA
- the rundc1 gene encoding RUN domain-containing protein 1 isoform X1, whose translation MSTEDLSTSDSEAAFAGAGERWAPVGAVASPEDEQWKRGTRAGSVSPGDADLVSRLRKLEDEQEQLNSSLLALTSHFAQVQFRLKQIVHAQSDEKERMLLELEEFAFKGCPHVIGCRAQDAQMLENADKLSEREKRERLEAQRKKQKELILQLKTQLDDLERFAYQEGSYDSLPQSVVMERQKVIIDELIKKLDVNLNEDIGNLTPEELRQRVDAAIAQIVNPARVKEQLVEQLKTQIRDLEMFINFIQDEVGNPLLNDGVKSQQARAAGPNTGATGGMKRVDPEQAQRMRETGLQLIQRALAVLQIFALSQFGCAAGHVPQNLWSQGGEAQDYGPLLQKLEGAVERVRLQASRQQPSSQDEHVVSYSACLTPGGPRDELTASVRKELALALRDLLAHGLYAPSQGMSLVLAPISCLLPFSSSPESLHPWELFVKYYHSKNGQAFVESPARQLSQSFSLPVGGGPVTVTPKQSLLWAIHTVLKEHGRFKRSADSEFKALVCMALNEQRLVSWLNLLCKSGTLIHSHYQPWSYMAQTGFEGALRILGRLSHLKFSLPVDLAVRQLKNIKDAF comes from the exons ATGTCGACGGAGGATCTGTCCACTTCCGACAGCGAGGCTGCCTTCGCGGGAGCTGGGGAGCGCTGGGCGCCGGTGGGGGCCGTGGCCAGCCCGGAGGATGAGCAGTGGAAGAGGGGCACACGGGCTGGCTCTGTGTCGCCCGGCGATGCAGACCTGGTGTCCAGGCTGAGGAAGCTGGAGGATGAGCAGGAGCAGCTGAACTCGTCGCTCCTCGCATTAACGTCTCACTTCGCTCAAGTGCAGTTTCGGCTGAAACAGATCGTCCACGCGCAGAGCGACGAGAAAGAGAGGATGCTGCTGGAGCTCGAGGAGTTTGCTTTCAAAGGATGTCCTCATGTTATAGGCTGCAGGGCACAGGATGCTCAGATGCTGGAAAACGCT GATAAATTG agtgaaagagagaagaGGGAACGCTTGGAAGCTCAGAGAAAGAAGCAGAAGGAGCTGATTCTCCAGCTGAAGACTCAGCTTGACGACCTGGAGCGCTTCGCCTACCAGGAGGGCAGCTATGACTCCCTGCCTCAGTCTGTGGTCATGGAGAGACAGAAG GTGATCATTGATGAGCTGATTAAGAAGCTGGATGTGAATCTGAATGAAGACATTGGGAACCTCACTCCAGAGGAGCTGCGACAGAGAGTGGACGCGGCTATAGCTCAGATAGTCAACCCGGCTCGAGTCAAAGAGCAGCTGGTGGAGCAGCTCAAGACCCAGATCAGAGACCTGGAGATGTTCATTAACTTCATACAGG ATGAAGTGGGGAACCCTCTGTTAAATGATGGTGTGAAGAGCCAACAGGCCCGTGCTGCCGGACCAAACACTGGAGCCACTGGAGGGATGAAGCGAG TGGATCCCGAACAGGCCCAGAGGATGCGGGAAACCGGGCTTCAGCTGATCCAGAGAGCCTTAGCGGTGCTGCAGATCTTTGCTCTGAGTCAGTTCGGATGTGCCGCGGGTCACGTGCCCCAGAACCTGTGGTCTCAGGGTGGCGAGGCTCAAGATTACGGCCCCCTGCTGCAGAAACTCGAAGGAGCCGTGGAGCGTGTACGCCTGCAAGCCTCCCGCCAGCAGCCCAGCTCTCAGGACGAACACGTGGTCAGCTACTCTGCCTGTCTGACGCCTGGAGGACCTCGGGACGAACTCACCGCTTCTGTGCGTAAGGAACTGGCCTTGGCGCTCCGGGACCTACTGGCCCACGGACTGTACGCTCCTTCTCAAGGCATGAGCCTGGTCCTTGCCCCCATTTCTTGCCTGCTGCCCTTCAGCTCTTCTCCCGAGAGCCTGCATCCCTGGGAACTTTTCGTCAAGTACTATCATTCCAAAAATGGCCAGGCGTTTGTGGAATCGCCCGCCCGCCAGCTCTCTCAGTCCTTCAGTTTACCTGTAGGGGGCGGTCCTGTGACGGTCACACCCAAGCAGTCTCTGTTATGGGCCATCCATACGGTTCTTAAAGAGCATGGGCGATTCAAGCGCAGCGCAGACTCTGAGTTTAAGGCCTTGGTGTGCATGGCGCTCAATGAACAGAGGCTTGTGTCCTGGCTCAACCTGCTGTGTAAGTCTGGGACACTCATCCACTCACACTACCAGCCCTGGAGCTACATGGCCCAGACGGGCTTCGAAGGTGCCCTGCGTATCTTGGGCCGCCTCAGCCATCTCAAATTCAGCCTTCCTGTAGATCTGGCTGTCAGGCAGCTTAAAAACATCAAAGATGCATtctaa
- the rundc1 gene encoding RUN domain-containing protein 1 isoform X2 has translation MSTEDLSTSDSEAAFAGAGERWAPVGAVASPEDEQWKRGTRAGSVSPGDADLVSRLRKLEDEQEQLNSSLLALTSHFAQVQFRLKQIVHAQSDEKERMLLELEEFAFKGCPHVIGCRAQDAQMLENASEREKRERLEAQRKKQKELILQLKTQLDDLERFAYQEGSYDSLPQSVVMERQKVIIDELIKKLDVNLNEDIGNLTPEELRQRVDAAIAQIVNPARVKEQLVEQLKTQIRDLEMFINFIQDEVGNPLLNDGVKSQQARAAGPNTGATGGMKRVDPEQAQRMRETGLQLIQRALAVLQIFALSQFGCAAGHVPQNLWSQGGEAQDYGPLLQKLEGAVERVRLQASRQQPSSQDEHVVSYSACLTPGGPRDELTASVRKELALALRDLLAHGLYAPSQGMSLVLAPISCLLPFSSSPESLHPWELFVKYYHSKNGQAFVESPARQLSQSFSLPVGGGPVTVTPKQSLLWAIHTVLKEHGRFKRSADSEFKALVCMALNEQRLVSWLNLLCKSGTLIHSHYQPWSYMAQTGFEGALRILGRLSHLKFSLPVDLAVRQLKNIKDAF, from the exons ATGTCGACGGAGGATCTGTCCACTTCCGACAGCGAGGCTGCCTTCGCGGGAGCTGGGGAGCGCTGGGCGCCGGTGGGGGCCGTGGCCAGCCCGGAGGATGAGCAGTGGAAGAGGGGCACACGGGCTGGCTCTGTGTCGCCCGGCGATGCAGACCTGGTGTCCAGGCTGAGGAAGCTGGAGGATGAGCAGGAGCAGCTGAACTCGTCGCTCCTCGCATTAACGTCTCACTTCGCTCAAGTGCAGTTTCGGCTGAAACAGATCGTCCACGCGCAGAGCGACGAGAAAGAGAGGATGCTGCTGGAGCTCGAGGAGTTTGCTTTCAAAGGATGTCCTCATGTTATAGGCTGCAGGGCACAGGATGCTCAGATGCTGGAAAACGCT agtgaaagagagaagaGGGAACGCTTGGAAGCTCAGAGAAAGAAGCAGAAGGAGCTGATTCTCCAGCTGAAGACTCAGCTTGACGACCTGGAGCGCTTCGCCTACCAGGAGGGCAGCTATGACTCCCTGCCTCAGTCTGTGGTCATGGAGAGACAGAAG GTGATCATTGATGAGCTGATTAAGAAGCTGGATGTGAATCTGAATGAAGACATTGGGAACCTCACTCCAGAGGAGCTGCGACAGAGAGTGGACGCGGCTATAGCTCAGATAGTCAACCCGGCTCGAGTCAAAGAGCAGCTGGTGGAGCAGCTCAAGACCCAGATCAGAGACCTGGAGATGTTCATTAACTTCATACAGG ATGAAGTGGGGAACCCTCTGTTAAATGATGGTGTGAAGAGCCAACAGGCCCGTGCTGCCGGACCAAACACTGGAGCCACTGGAGGGATGAAGCGAG TGGATCCCGAACAGGCCCAGAGGATGCGGGAAACCGGGCTTCAGCTGATCCAGAGAGCCTTAGCGGTGCTGCAGATCTTTGCTCTGAGTCAGTTCGGATGTGCCGCGGGTCACGTGCCCCAGAACCTGTGGTCTCAGGGTGGCGAGGCTCAAGATTACGGCCCCCTGCTGCAGAAACTCGAAGGAGCCGTGGAGCGTGTACGCCTGCAAGCCTCCCGCCAGCAGCCCAGCTCTCAGGACGAACACGTGGTCAGCTACTCTGCCTGTCTGACGCCTGGAGGACCTCGGGACGAACTCACCGCTTCTGTGCGTAAGGAACTGGCCTTGGCGCTCCGGGACCTACTGGCCCACGGACTGTACGCTCCTTCTCAAGGCATGAGCCTGGTCCTTGCCCCCATTTCTTGCCTGCTGCCCTTCAGCTCTTCTCCCGAGAGCCTGCATCCCTGGGAACTTTTCGTCAAGTACTATCATTCCAAAAATGGCCAGGCGTTTGTGGAATCGCCCGCCCGCCAGCTCTCTCAGTCCTTCAGTTTACCTGTAGGGGGCGGTCCTGTGACGGTCACACCCAAGCAGTCTCTGTTATGGGCCATCCATACGGTTCTTAAAGAGCATGGGCGATTCAAGCGCAGCGCAGACTCTGAGTTTAAGGCCTTGGTGTGCATGGCGCTCAATGAACAGAGGCTTGTGTCCTGGCTCAACCTGCTGTGTAAGTCTGGGACACTCATCCACTCACACTACCAGCCCTGGAGCTACATGGCCCAGACGGGCTTCGAAGGTGCCCTGCGTATCTTGGGCCGCCTCAGCCATCTCAAATTCAGCCTTCCTGTAGATCTGGCTGTCAGGCAGCTTAAAAACATCAAAGATGCATtctaa